From the genome of Xylocopilactobacillus apis:
CCCCAAACTTAAAAACGCAAGCCCCGCAAATGCATAATATTTAATCGATTTACTTTTCACTAAATAAAAATTCCTTTCCCTTATAAAATAAAAAACGCATCTACTACCATAAGCCAAAAAGACTTATTTGTTAAGCATCTGCGACTGTAAATCGCTCGTTATGATAATGAGGAGACTCAATTTCGTTCAAAATAGCAAGCGCCATTGTCTTTGAAGAAGTTACCGACTGACCCTGATCGTTCTTTAACAAAACATCCTTACCTATTAAATAATTCTTAGATGCTGGTCCGGGCTGAAAAGTTAAAGCCGGAGAAACACCGACCCAATTGATAGAAACTGCTGTCCGTAGAAAATCAAGTTCTTGTTTTTGAGCCCGCGGAATTGCTATAAATGAAGCTGAGTTGGGATCTTGTTCTATCATATCAAGCACCAAATCATCATCTTTTTCACTTTTTTTAAGACTCGCAGCTCCTAAAATAAAAAACAAACGAGTATGATCA
Proteins encoded in this window:
- a CDS encoding NAD(P)-dependent oxidoreductase, which encodes MNLAIIGATGMAGLEVTSLAVQRGHQVLAIATNSDHLNKLKEEVPQVETLRKDAFDLTKDDFNGIDIIVNAFAVTPTKAHLHLELAQKLVDLFQGDDHTRLFFILGAASLKKSEKDDDLVLDMIEQDPNSASFIAIPRAQKQELDFLRTAVSINWVGVSPALTFQPGPASKNYLIGKDVLLKNDQGQSVTSSKTMALAILNEIESPHYHNERFTVADA